From Tripterygium wilfordii isolate XIE 37 chromosome 16, ASM1340144v1, whole genome shotgun sequence, one genomic window encodes:
- the LOC119981086 gene encoding U-box domain-containing protein 14-like translates to MSLTEDSVTELANQLIELVKGISGLPECRGICKKMHGNLVRRIKLLSPLFEELKDNYGALKDEDVRALEALRVALDASLRHLEGVIDGSKLYQALQRDAVTDQFHHITAQIEAALNKIPYDNLDMAEEAREQIELVHAQFRRAKERLDSPDLLLDRDLAMAQKEKDPEPAILERLSEKLQLKTINALKKESVAFHELVISSGGEPGDFIENMSSLLKKLKDYVQMNYPMADISEGEKGSVKHRSPLIPDEFQCPISLELMKDPVIVSTGQTFERSSIQKWLDAGHRTCPKTQQTLLHTVLTPNYVLKSLIALWCESNGIELPKNNGTSKSKKAGGHFSDCDRPAIVALLEKLANGATEEQRAAAGELRLLAKRNADNRICIAEAGAIPLLVELLSSTDPRTQEHAVTALLNLSINDSNKATIVIAGAIPDIVDVLKNGSMEARENAAATLFSLSVVDENKVAIGGAGAIPALIKLLCEGTPRGKKDAATAIFNLSIYQGNKARAVKAGIVPPLMSLLKDAGGGMVDEALAILAILATHQEGKITISQADPVPVLIEFIRTGSPRNRENAAAVLWSLCTGDPQQLTKARELGAEEALKELSESGTERAKRKAGSILELLQRGDLAVNVI, encoded by the exons GGAGAATCAAGCTGTTGAGCCCTCTGTTTGAGGAATTGAAAGACAATTATGGAGCTCTTAAAGATGAAGATGTTCGAGCACTTGAGGCGCTTAGGGTTGCGTTGGATGCTTCCTTGAGGCACCTGGAGGGGGTCATCGATGGAAGCAAGTTGTATCAG GCACTGCAGAGGGACGCTGTTACAGATCAATTCCATCATATTACGGCACAGATTGAGGCAGCATTGAATAAAATTCCTTATGATAACCTTGATATGGCAGAGGAGGCTCGAGAACAG ATTGAACTTGTGCATGCTCAATTCAGAAGAGCAAAAGAAAGACTGGACTCCCCTGATTTGCTACTGGATCGAGATTTAGCCATGGCTCAGAAAGAGAAGGACCCTGAACCTGCAATCCTAGAAAGACTTTCAGAAAAGCTGCAACTTAAGACCATCAATGCTCTAAAGAAAGAGTCAGTTGCTTTCCATGAATTGGTTATCTCAAGTGGGGGAGAGCCTGGGGATTTTATTGAGAATATGTCATCCCTTCTTAAGAAGCTAAAGGACTATGTTCAAATGAATTACCCTATGGCTGACATCTCCGAGGGTGAAAAGGGGTCAGTTAAACACAGATCTCCTCTTATTCCGGATGAATTTCAATGCCCTATTTCTCTTGAACTTATGAAAGATCCTGTCATTGTCTCTACTGGACAG ACGTTTGAAAGATCTAGTATTCAGAAATGGCTGGATGCCGGGCACAGGACTTGTCCCAAAACCCAGCAGACGCTGTTACACACGGTCCTGACACCTAACTATGTCTTGAAGAGTTTGATTGCTTTGTGGTGTGAGAGCAATGGGATTGAGCTACCCAAGAACAATGGAACCTCTAAAAGTAAAAAAGCTGGAGGCCATTTCTCAGACTGCGACAGGCCTGCTATTGTTGCATTATTGGAAAAATTAGCGAATGGAGCTACCGAGGAACAAAGAGCTGCTGCGGGTGAGTTAAGATTACTGGCAAAGAGAAATGCAGACAATAGAATATGCATTGCCGAGGCGGGAGCCATCCCACTACTCGTAGAGCTACTGTCATCCACTGATCCTCGGACCCAGGAGCATGCTGTGACAGCCCTTCTCAACCTTTCTATAAACGACAGTAACAAGGCAACTATTGTAATTGCAGGAGCAATACCTGATATTGTAGATGTGTTGAAAAATGGCAGCATGGAGGCAAGAGAAAATGCAGCTGCAACCCTTTTCAGTTTATCTGTTGTAGATGAGAACAAGGTGGCAATTGGAGGAGCTGGAGCGATTCCAGCTCTCATAAAATTGCTCTGCGAGGGGACTCCAAGAGGAAAGAAAGATGCTGCCACTGCTATCTTCAATCTTTCGATCTATCAGGGAAACAAAGCAAGGGCTGTTAAGGCTGGCATTGTTCCACCACTGATGAGTTTGCTGAAGGACGCAGGAGGTGGAATGGTAGATGAAGCATTAGCAATTCTTGCCATTCTTGCAACCCATCAAGAAGGGAAGATTACAATTAGTCAGGCTGACCCAGTTCCTGTCTTGATAGAATTCATACGGACCGGTTCCCCTCGCAATAGGGAGAATGCTGCAGCTGTATTATGGTCACTCTGCACGGGCGATCCGCAGCAGCTGACAAAAGCTAGGGAGCTTGGTGCAGAAGAGGCACTGAAAGAACTGTCAGAAAGTGGCACTGAGAGGGCTAAAAGAAAAGCTGGAAGCATATTAGAGCTCCTTCAACGAGGTGACTTGGCTGTCAATGTCATATAG